A single Epinephelus lanceolatus isolate andai-2023 chromosome 22, ASM4190304v1, whole genome shotgun sequence DNA region contains:
- the LOC144458280 gene encoding uncharacterized protein LOC144458280 produces MSKVQMLRALVQQRLTAAAEEIFGLVERTIAEYEEELCRSKEENERHRKLLDAVFNPQLRLHRADVQQLSVVKEEVPPEQQEWSSSVDQEDPEPPHIKEEQEELWISQEGEQLQGLEEDDITKFTSTPVPVKSEDDEEKPQSSQLHQRHTEQMETEAEGEDCGGAEPARNSDPDTHLQPETDDSDDWTETREPQSDVQQLSVVKEEVPPEQQEWSSSVDQEDPEPPHIKEEQEELWISQEGEQLQGLEEDDITKFTSTPVPVKSDNDEEKPQSSQLHQRHTQQMRTEVEGKDCGGAEPSKNSDLYRHLQPETDDSDGWTETREPQSGLNSLKNDQVPVNDLIVGEKPFRCSECGKVFNRSGSLKEHMIRHTGEKPFSCSECGKTFGYSGSLKIHMRCHAGEKPFSCLECGKSFGYSGDLKRHMRAHSGEKPFSCSECGKSYIQSGDLKIHMRSHSGEKPFSCSECGKTFAQSGVLKVHMRSHTGEKPFSCPECGKNFGYRGYLTIHMRTHAGEKPFSCSKCGKRFCRSGSLKEHMRSHTGEKPFSCPECGKKFGYRGYLTIHMRRHAGEKPFGYSECGTRFGDSGDLKKHMTSHSGEKLFSCSECGKSFAQSGELKRHMRCHTGEKPFSCMECGKRCGYSGGLKNHMRSHSGEKPFSCSECGKSFCQKLNLKAHMRSHTGEKLFSCSECGKRFGRNSHLKRHMRSHTGEKPFSCSECSKSFGQSGDLKTHMRTHTGEKPFSCSICGKSFTQNGNLQTHMKIHEGEK; encoded by the exons acgtccagcagctgtcggtggttaaagaagaggttccccctgagcagcaggagtggagctccagtgtggaccaggaggacccagagcctccacacattaaagaggaacaggaggaactctggatcagtcaggagggagagcagcttcaagggctggaggaggatgatatcaccaagttcacatccactcctgtccctgtgaagagtgaagatgatgaagagaaacctcagtcctcacagcttcatcaaagacacactgaacagatggaaacagaagcagagggagaggactgtggaggagcagaaccagccaggaactcagatccagatacacatttacaacctgagactgatgacagtgatgattggacggagaccagagaacctcagtcag atGTCCAGCAGCTGTcggtggttaaagaagaggttccccctgagcagcaggagtggagctccagtgtggaccaggaggacccggagcctccacacattaaagaggaacaggaggaactctggatcagtcaggagggagagcagcttcaagggctggaggaggatgatatcaccaagttcacatccactcctgtccctgtgaaaAGTGAcaatgatgaagagaaacctcagtcctcacagcttcatcaaagacaCACTCAGCAGATGAGAACAGAAGTGGAAGGAAAGGACTGTGGAGGAGCGGAACCATCCAAGAATTCAGATTTGTATAGACATTTAcaacctgagactgatgacagtgatggTTGGACAGAGACCagagaacctcagtcaggtttAAACTCTCTGAAAAATGATCAAGTCCCTGTCAATGATTTGATTGTTGGTGAAAAACCATTtcgctgctctgagtgtggaaAAGTTTTTAATCGTAGTGGCAGTCTGAAGGAACACATGATACGTCAtactggagagaaaccatttagctgctcagAGTGTGGGAAAACATTTGGTTACAGTGGatctctgaaaatacacatgagATGTcatgcaggagagaaaccatttagctgcttggAGTGTGGGAAAAGTTTTGGTTACAGTGGAGATCTGAAGAGACACATGAGAGCTCAttcaggagagaaaccatttagctgctctgagtgtggcaAAAGTTATATTCAAAGCGGAGATCTGAAGatacacatgagatctcattcaggagagaaaccatttagctgctctgagtgtggcaAAACCTTTGCTCAAAGTGGAGTTCTGAAGgtacacatgagatctcatacaggagaaaaaccGTTTAGCTGCCCTGAGTGTGGGAAAAATTTTGGGTACAGGGGATACCTGACCATTCATATGAGAACTcatgcaggagagaaaccatttagctgctctaaATGTGGAAAACGTTTTTGTCGCAGTGGAAGTCTGAAGgaacacatgagatctcatacaggagaaaaaccatttagctgccctgagtgtgggaaaaaatTTGGTTACAGGGGATACCTGACCATTCACATGAGAAGGcatgcaggagagaaaccatttggCTACTCTGAATGTGGGACAAGATTTGGTGATAGCGGTGATTTGAAGAAACACATGACATCTCATTCAGGAGAGAAACtatttagctgctctgaatgTGGCAAAAGCTTTGCTCAAAGTGGAGAGCTGAAGAGACACATGAGAtgtcatacaggagagaaaccatttagctgcatggagtgtgggaaaagatgtGGTTACAGTGGAGGTCTGAAGAATCACATGAGATCTCAttcaggagagaaaccatttagctgttctGAGTGTGGAAAAAGTTTTTGTCAAAAGTTAAATCTGAAGgcacacatgagatctcatacagggGAGAAACtatttagctgctctgaatgTGGCAAACGCTTTGGTCGAAATTCACATCTGAAGagacacatgagatctcatacaggagagaaaccatttagttgCTCTGAGTGTAGCAAAAGCTTTGGTCAAAGTGGAGATTTGAAGACACACATGAGAACGcatacaggagaaaaaccatttagctgctcaaTTTGTGGGAAATCATTTACACAAAATGGAaatttacaaacacacatgaaaattCATGAAGGAGAAAAGTGA
- the LOC117245847 gene encoding uncharacterized protein LOC117245847 isoform X3, with amino-acid sequence MDAVFNPQLRLHRADVQQLLVVKEEVPPEQQEWSSSVDQEDPEPPHIKEEQEELWISQEGEQLQGLEEDDVTKFTFTPVPVKSDNDEEKPQSSQLHQRHTEEMETEAEGEDCGGAEPARNSDTDTHLQPETDDKTGASSEPDTDDSDDWTETREPPSGLNSLKNRQVSVNDLVVGEKRFNCSECGKRFGYRGNLTKHMRSHTAKKPFSCSECGKRFGYCGNLKKHMRSHSGEKLFTCCESGKRYGQNFNLKRLGRSHTREKPYSCSECGKSFGKSGDLKRHMRSHSGEKPFSCSECGRSFAQNGSLKTHMRCHTGEKPFSCSECGKSFTQNGSLKEHMRCHTGEKPFSCSECGKIFNRSGSLKEHMIRHTGEKPFSCSECGKRFGYKGDLKKHMRSHSGEKPFSCSECGKRFGRKLTLKTHMRSHTGEKPFNCSECGKGFGQKGDLNRHMRCHTGEKPFNCSECGKGFGKSGDLKIHMRCHTGEKPFSCSICGKSFTQNAHLQTHVKIHDRGK; translated from the exons ATGGACGCTGTTTTCAACCCTCAGCTTcggttacacagagcag atgtccagcagctgttggtggttaaagaagaggttccccctgagcagcaggagtggagctccagtgtggaccaggaggacccagagcctccacacattaaagaggaacaggaggaactctggatcagtcaggagggagagcagcttcaagggctggaggaggatgatgtcaccaagttcacattcactcctgtccctgtgaagagtgacaatgatgaagagaaacctcagtcctcacagcttcatcaaagacacactgaagagatggaaacagaagcagagggagaggactgtggaggagcagaaccagccaggaactcagatacagatacacatttacaacctgagactgatgacaaGACTGGAGCGTCTTCTGAACCAGAcactgatgacagtgatgattggACGGAGACCAGAGAACCTCCGTCAGGTTTAAACTCTCTGAAAAATCGTCAGGTCTCTGTCAATGATTTGGTTGTTGGTGAGAAACGATTTaactgctctgagtgtgggaaaagatttggttaCCGTGGAAATTTGACaaaacacatgagatctcatacagcAAAGAagccatttagctgctctgagtgtgggaaaagatttggttaCTGTGGAAATTTGAAgaaacacatgagatctcattcAGGAGAGAAACTATTTACCTGCTGTGAGAGTGGAAAAAGATACGGTCAAAATTTTAATCTGAAGAGACTCGGGAGATCTCATACAAGAGAGAAACCAtatagctgctctgagtgtggcaAAAGCTTTGGTAAAAGTGGAGATCTGAAGagacacatgagatctcattcaggagagaaaccatttagctgctctgagtgtggcaGAAGCTTTGCTCAAAATGGAAGTTTGAAGACACACATGAGAtgtcatacaggagagaaaccctttagctgctctgagtgtggcaAAAGCTTTACTCAAAATGGAAGTCTGAAGGAACACATGAGATGtcatacaggagaaaaaccatttagctgctctgagtgtggaaAAATTTTTAATCGTAGTGGCAGTCTGAAGGAACACATGATACGTCAtactggagagaaaccatttagctgctcagagtgtgggaaaagatttggttaCAAAGGAGATCTGAAgaaacacatgagatctcattcaggagagaaaccatttagctgttctGAGTGTGGAAAAAGATTTGGTCGAAAGTTAACTCTGAAGacacacatgagatctcatacaggagagaaaccatttaactGCTCTGAGTGTGGCAAAGGCTTTGGTCAAAAGGGAGATCTGAATAGACACATGAGAtgtcatacaggagagaaaccatttaactGCTCTGAGTGTGGCAAAGGCTTTGGTAAAAGTGGAGATCTGAAGATACACATGAGAtgtcatacaggagagaaaccatttagctgttcaATTTGTGGGAAATCATTTACACAAAATGCACATTTACAGACACATGTAAAAATTCATGACAGAGGTAAATGA